The following are from one region of the Francisella opportunistica genome:
- a CDS encoding APC family permease yields the protein MEKKSLSTFSLVAMGVGAIMGSGWMFAAQYTSQEAGPGSIISWIIGAVLMVFIALVFAEVCTIVPVEGSTSRIPHITHGTMISYMFAWITWISYLVLAPIEVQAVIQYLAVFYPSLIDTSRDGALSMAGLPLAMFFLLGFCVINFYSLKWLAKINNVVTLFKVAIPIFISIVFMVFCFTLPALKDIKAEELSLMPFGFNGVLAAVSVGGIAYAFTGFKTIVELAGSTKNPKKSIPMATVGAVVICLIIFLFLQFAYLLVMSKFVHNNNWHHVVMPGASSSSFGPFAIMAQSFGVKWVMYPLYFGAIIFPLMAGLIYFSIALKSLGAMVHNGYLPSILGKLSPIMKKPIYAIGLNFLIALIMFAPFPGWKEMATFLTSLIALTYITGPTSTMALRYHLPELHRPFRLRGAYLLSTLGMFAATLVFLWSGWAIVSKAGIALIIALVMLGIYRAFRKDRTEEIHWNFRESIWFWVYIILVTIVSYFSSFGGAGDLNLYWSAGLLLVISFIVVTIAKNLCLPAADMQDGIQKAISDDNYI from the coding sequence ATGGAAAAAAAGAGTCTTTCTACTTTTAGCCTTGTGGCTATGGGTGTCGGTGCTATTATGGGTTCTGGCTGGATGTTTGCAGCGCAATATACGTCTCAAGAAGCTGGTCCAGGATCTATCATTTCATGGATAATAGGCGCAGTTTTAATGGTTTTTATAGCTTTGGTTTTCGCTGAAGTTTGCACAATTGTTCCTGTTGAAGGTTCTACATCACGGATTCCACATATTACGCATGGAACTATGATAAGTTATATGTTTGCATGGATTACATGGATATCATATTTAGTTTTAGCTCCAATTGAGGTTCAAGCAGTTATTCAGTATTTAGCTGTTTTTTATCCATCATTAATCGATACAAGTAGAGATGGTGCATTATCAATGGCAGGCTTACCTTTGGCAATGTTTTTTCTTTTAGGTTTTTGTGTAATTAATTTCTATTCGCTTAAATGGTTGGCTAAAATAAACAATGTCGTGACTTTATTTAAGGTTGCTATACCAATATTTATATCGATTGTTTTTATGGTTTTTTGTTTTACATTGCCTGCGTTAAAGGATATAAAAGCAGAAGAACTTTCATTAATGCCATTTGGTTTTAATGGTGTTTTAGCTGCAGTTTCTGTTGGCGGTATTGCATATGCTTTTACTGGGTTTAAAACTATCGTTGAGTTAGCAGGAAGTACAAAAAATCCTAAAAAATCTATACCTATGGCAACTGTGGGCGCAGTAGTAATTTGTTTAATAATATTTTTGTTTTTACAGTTTGCTTACTTATTAGTGATGTCTAAGTTTGTTCATAACAATAATTGGCATCATGTGGTTATGCCCGGTGCAAGTTCATCTAGTTTTGGGCCTTTTGCAATTATGGCACAAAGTTTTGGTGTCAAATGGGTGATGTATCCGCTTTATTTTGGAGCTATCATCTTCCCATTAATGGCTGGATTAATCTATTTTAGTATTGCTTTGAAGTCTCTTGGAGCTATGGTTCATAATGGTTATCTGCCAAGTATCTTAGGTAAGCTAAGTCCAATTATGAAAAAACCTATCTATGCTATTGGCTTAAATTTTCTTATAGCATTAATTATGTTTGCGCCATTTCCTGGCTGGAAAGAGATGGCAACTTTCCTCACATCATTGATAGCTCTTACTTATATCACCGGTCCTACATCAACGATGGCGCTTAGATATCATTTACCAGAGCTTCATAGACCATTTAGGCTTAGAGGAGCTTATCTATTATCAACTTTAGGGATGTTTGCTGCTACTTTAGTATTTTTATGGAGCGGTTGGGCTATAGTTTCAAAAGCAGGTATTGCCCTAATTATTGCGTTAGTGATGTTAGGAATATATAGAGCTTTTAGGAAAGATAGAACTGAAGAAATACACTGGAATTTTAGAGAATCAATATGGTTTTGGGTTTATATTATATTGGTGACAATAGTTTCATATTTTAGCTCTTTTG
- the alr gene encoding alanine racemase translates to MNILEINVQTLRNNIKVIKEYVGNVKFCFPVKANAYGHGLELVVKHSHDLVDFFAVANVFEAFKVLDVVEKPVMIFGVIEYNYIDRILNKNIRVSIQDYSDIEKLEKFANYYNKKPFVHVSLNTGINRMGVDYKDACRTIQRAYESDFLILEGVYSHLACADNRDHPTNIKQKNRFDNIVEYTKGLSQDIICHLSNSYGFVGQKGICYDMVRPGILSYGFLPEFYVDRSIREIKPIARLLSEVVKIITLQEGEGVGYSLIYRGFEGEQLAVVPIGYGDGFPRELGDRGFVNINNVMYPMAGRMSMDGLTVSLGVNEYDVKVGDTVELISDIPRNRNSAFSIAKQTNTIEYDIMSTLNDRVIRKVI, encoded by the coding sequence ATGAATATTTTAGAGATTAACGTACAGACTCTAAGAAATAATATTAAGGTGATAAAAGAGTATGTTGGTAATGTTAAGTTTTGTTTTCCAGTTAAGGCAAACGCTTATGGGCATGGTTTAGAGCTAGTAGTTAAACACAGTCATGATCTGGTTGATTTTTTTGCTGTAGCTAATGTTTTTGAGGCTTTCAAGGTCTTAGATGTTGTTGAAAAACCAGTAATGATTTTTGGAGTAATTGAGTATAACTATATTGATAGAATTTTAAATAAAAATATCCGAGTTAGTATTCAAGATTATAGTGATATTGAGAAATTAGAAAAATTTGCTAATTACTACAATAAAAAGCCTTTTGTTCATGTTAGTCTTAATACAGGAATAAATCGTATGGGAGTAGACTATAAAGATGCTTGTAGAACGATACAGAGAGCTTATGAATCGGATTTTTTAATTTTAGAAGGAGTGTATAGTCATCTAGCATGTGCTGATAATAGAGATCATCCAACAAATATTAAGCAAAAAAATAGGTTTGACAATATTGTTGAATATACTAAAGGATTATCTCAAGATATAATTTGTCACTTGTCTAACTCTTATGGCTTTGTAGGTCAAAAAGGAATCTGTTATGACATGGTAAGACCAGGAATTTTAAGCTATGGTTTCTTACCAGAGTTTTATGTTGATAGATCTATAAGAGAAATAAAACCAATCGCAAGACTACTCTCAGAAGTAGTTAAAATAATTACACTACAGGAAGGTGAAGGGGTTGGCTATTCATTGATATATAGAGGCTTTGAAGGTGAGCAGCTAGCTGTGGTTCCTATTGGTTATGGTGATGGCTTTCCTCGGGAGTTAGGTGATAGAGGTTTTGTCAATATTAATAATGTGATGTACCCTATGGCTGGCAGAATGAGTATGGATGGTCTGACAGTATCATTAGGGGTAAATGAATACGATGTCAAAGTAGGTGATACAGTCGAGCTGATATCAGATATTCCACGTAACCGAAATAGTGCTTTTTCAATAGCAAAACAAACAAATACAATCGAATATGATATTATGAGTACATTAAATGATCGTGTAATAAGAAAGGTCATATAA
- a CDS encoding glutathione S-transferase family protein, which produces MIHLHQLPKLKGRNYSCSPFCLKLELYLKAMDLNYQNHFSLEFNKSPTGKMPYIETMGKKFADSNLIIAMLEKHNQLNLDQHLSAEQKAIAHAFIRLCEDSLYWVGIYSRWADKDNYTWKKEFIESTGLPKAMANIVYPVAKRNILRQLKANGISNLTNNEIYSKAEKDLQAIANFLDSRQYFFNHKLSIVDIVVFSFIINMIDGSCGKRLEKFLVSLKLDNFIKNMQDFFNNNF; this is translated from the coding sequence TCCTTTTTGTTTAAAATTAGAACTATATTTAAAGGCTATGGATTTGAATTATCAAAACCATTTTAGTCTTGAGTTTAATAAATCCCCGACAGGAAAAATGCCTTATATAGAAACTATGGGCAAAAAATTTGCTGATAGTAACCTTATAATCGCGATGTTAGAAAAACACAATCAACTTAATTTAGATCAGCATCTAAGTGCTGAGCAAAAAGCTATAGCTCATGCTTTTATAAGATTATGTGAAGATAGTTTGTATTGGGTTGGTATTTATAGTCGCTGGGCAGATAAAGATAATTATACTTGGAAAAAAGAATTTATAGAATCTACTGGTTTACCAAAAGCTATGGCAAATATTGTATATCCAGTTGCTAAAAGAAATATCTTGCGGCAACTAAAAGCTAATGGCATAAGTAATTTAACCAATAATGAGATTTATTCTAAAGCAGAAAAAGATCTCCAAGCTATAGCTAATTTTCTTGATTCTAGACAATATTTTTTTAATCATAAGCTTTCCATAGTCGATATCGTGGTTTTTAGTTTTATTATAAATATGATTGATGGCAGTTGTGGCAAAAGATTAGAGAAATTTTTGGTGAGCCTTAAGCTTGATAATTTTATCAAAAATATGCAAGATTTTTTTAATAATAATTTCTAA